In Candidatus Methylomirabilota bacterium, one genomic interval encodes:
- a CDS encoding cobalamin-independent methionine synthase II family protein, translating to MKRSTERILTTHTGSLPRPPDLASLLEKLDAGTEPDPRAFEARVRQAVAEVVRMQVEAGVDIVNDGEQGKVGYSTYVRHRLTGFGGKSAVPRRADWADFPEAAARGERPSPISRPTCNGAIDWKDRTAVQKDIENLKAAVKETPPTETFMTAASPGVIAHFLKNEHYPTREAYLARLVDIMKEEYDAIYRAGFVLQVDCPDLAMGRHLAFAELSNAEFVKIAAANVEALNHALRDIPPDRLRLHLCWGNYEGPHHRDIPLREILGVVLKARPQALSFEGANPRHEHEWVVFREIRLPDDKLIIPGVLDSTTNFIEHPELVAQRLVRYAEVVGRERVIAGTDCGFATFARTVNQVEPEIAWAKFRAMAEGARLASRKLWR from the coding sequence ATGAAGCGCAGCACCGAGCGCATCCTCACCACGCACACGGGCAGTTTGCCCCGTCCCCCCGACCTCGCGTCCCTGCTGGAGAAGCTCGATGCCGGCACCGAGCCCGACCCCCGCGCGTTCGAGGCCCGCGTGCGGCAGGCGGTGGCCGAGGTCGTGCGGATGCAGGTGGAGGCCGGCGTGGACATCGTCAACGACGGCGAGCAGGGCAAGGTCGGCTACTCGACCTACGTGCGCCACCGTCTCACCGGGTTCGGGGGCAAGAGCGCGGTTCCCCGCCGCGCCGACTGGGCGGATTTCCCTGAAGCGGCCGCCCGCGGCGAGCGTCCCTCCCCGATCTCCCGGCCGACGTGCAACGGGGCGATCGACTGGAAGGACCGCACGGCCGTGCAGAAGGACATCGAGAATCTGAAGGCGGCGGTCAAGGAAACGCCGCCGACCGAGACCTTCATGACGGCCGCGTCCCCCGGGGTGATCGCCCATTTCCTCAAGAACGAGCACTACCCGACCCGCGAGGCGTACCTGGCCCGGCTGGTCGACATCATGAAGGAGGAGTACGACGCCATCTACCGGGCCGGCTTCGTGCTCCAGGTGGACTGTCCCGACCTGGCCATGGGCCGACACCTGGCCTTTGCCGAGCTCAGCAACGCCGAGTTCGTCAAGATCGCCGCGGCCAACGTCGAGGCCCTCAATCATGCCCTGCGCGACATCCCGCCCGACCGGCTCCGCCTGCACCTCTGCTGGGGCAACTACGAGGGTCCTCATCACCGCGACATCCCCCTCAGGGAGATCCTCGGCGTGGTGCTCAAGGCCCGACCCCAGGCCCTGTCCTTCGAGGGGGCCAACCCCCGGCACGAGCACGAGTGGGTCGTGTTCCGGGAGATCCGGCTGCCCGACGACAAGCTGATCATCCCCGGCGTGCTCGACTCGACGACCAACTTCATCGAGCACCCCGAGCTGGTGGCCCAGCGCCTGGTCCGCTACGCCGAGGTGGTGGGCCGCGAGCGGGTCATCGCCGGCACCGACTGCGGCTTCGCCACCTTCGCGCGCACGGTCAACCAGGTCGAGCCCGAGATCGCCTGGGCCAAGTTCCGCGCCATGGCCGAGGGCGCGCGGCTGGCCTCCCGGAAGCTCTGGCGCTGA
- a CDS encoding OsmC family protein has product MTTATTTQRTVNGLDTRQLVDTVNAIKTQPALARFQFRNRNRWVDGGENHSTIRDFYGAGREDDSRQASFEFVNGEPPVLLGHNEGANPVEFLLHALAGCVTTTFVLHATARGIRIESISTEMEGDIDLRGLLGLDDSVFPGYEQIRVKMDIQADCTDEELEDLLAYTEKHSPVCNSVCRPVPVVIERVARANGS; this is encoded by the coding sequence ATGACGACGGCGACGACGACGCAGCGGACGGTCAACGGGCTCGACACCAGGCAACTCGTCGACACGGTGAACGCAATCAAGACCCAGCCGGCCCTGGCGCGGTTCCAGTTCCGCAACCGGAACCGCTGGGTCGACGGCGGCGAGAACCACTCGACGATTCGGGACTTCTACGGCGCCGGGCGCGAAGACGACTCGCGACAGGCGTCGTTCGAGTTCGTCAACGGCGAGCCCCCGGTGCTGCTCGGCCACAACGAGGGCGCCAACCCGGTCGAGTTTCTCTTGCACGCCCTGGCCGGCTGTGTGACGACGACCTTCGTGCTCCACGCCACGGCCCGCGGCATCCGCATCGAATCCATCTCCACGGAGATGGAAGGGGACATCGATCTGCGGGGACTGCTCGGACTCGACGACTCGGTGTTCCCGGGCTACGAGCAGATCCGGGTGAAGATGGACATCCAGGCCGACTGCACAGACGAAGAGCTGGAGGATCTGCTCGCCTATACCGAGAAGCACTCCCCCGTCTGCAACTCGGTGTGCCGCCCGGTGCCCGTGGTCATCGAGCGGGTCGCCCGCGCCAACGGCAGTTGA